The nucleotide window CCGCCGCGGGGAGAACCGAACTGGGAGGTAATCACACAGATCACAATCAGGGACAGGTACTGGCTGCCAGTATTCAACTGGATGCGGTGGCCTTTGTGGTTCCCCGGGATGATACGCGGGTCATCTTCCGGTCCACCGGCTATCCCGATGTCCTCGTGGATATTGCGGATACCACCATGCGCCCCGAAGAGGAGGGGACCACGGAGGCCCTGCTCCGGGGTATTGCCGAAGAATTCAAGCGACGGGGGCTTAATCTCCGCGGTTTTACCGCCAATGCGGCTTCCACAGTTCTTTCTGGTTCGGGGCTTTCTTCTTCTGCGGCAGTGGAAGTCTTATTTGGAACTATCTTTAATGGATTATACGCCGATGGCCGTTTTGGACCGGTAGAAATTGCCCAGATAGGACAGCGGGCCGAAAACATCTACTTTGGTAAACCCTGTGGGCTGATGGACCAGGTTGCCTGCGCCCATGGTGGAGCGGTAGCCATCGACTTTAAAGATCCGACAAACCCTGTGGTTCGGGGTATCAATTTTAACCTTGCCGATGTGGGATACACCCTGTGTGTAGTAAACACGGGGGGAAGCCATGCGGATCTAACCGCCGACTATGCCGCCGTACCCCAGGAGATGAAAGCGGTGGCCCAGTTCTTTGGGAAATCCGTGTTGCGGGAGCTGGATCGGGCCCTGTTCCTGGAACACCTTCCCAAACTGCGCCAAGCAGTGGGGGATCGGGCTATCCTTCGGGCCCTTCACTTTTTCGATGAGAACGATCGGGTTCAGGAAATGTACAGCACCCTTGAA belongs to Treponema sp. J25 and includes:
- a CDS encoding galactokinase family protein translates to MKAQELLRQFTGEKARQLFTELYGEDEVDRAVNRYTTLLQQSIQAFPEIASGDVHVFTAAGRTELGGNHTDHNQGQVLAASIQLDAVAFVVPRDDTRVIFRSTGYPDVLVDIADTTMRPEEEGTTEALLRGIAEEFKRRGLNLRGFTANAASTVLSGSGLSSSAAVEVLFGTIFNGLYADGRFGPVEIAQIGQRAENIYFGKPCGLMDQVACAHGGAVAIDFKDPTNPVVRGINFNLADVGYTLCVVNTGGSHADLTADYAAVPQEMKAVAQFFGKSVLRELDRALFLEHLPKLRQAVGDRAILRALHFFDENDRVQEMYSTLERMADMADPTEKQQVFHRYLELVRESGTSSWELLQNISTPHHPEEQGIALALGLTQEFFKTHNLRGACRVHGGGFAGTIQAYVPTNAQEAYIRWMERYFGEGAVRPLFIRSRGAVELFF